In Oscillospiraceae bacterium, the genomic stretch AAGGTTATGTCAAATGCTCCGTCAATGTATTCAAAGGTTTCACTTACCTGCTTTTGTTCCGCCACGCCCTGTGTGTTGGAAGGTGTGGCAGTATAGGTAAGAGTGGCGGCATAGCTGTACAGCTTGCCGAAAACAGCAAGTGTCTCCGCCATTTCGGGTGTCACCTGCCATTCCAGCCCGTCATCCGGTCTTGAAGCAGTAACGGTATCTCCCGAAAAACTGAACTGCACACCCTCAAGCCCCTCGCCCGAGGTGAAAAGTATTTTGTTATTATTTTCGCCGTAATATGTAAACACCGCGCTTCCGCTTACACCCGACAGCTCATAGTCTATGGTGCTGACAGTGGGAGCACTGAACCATGCCGCGACATCATCCGTCATATCTCCACAGGAAGTAAATACAGATATGCACAATACGGCAAGCAGTAATAAAAGTATTTTTTTCATGCTGTCCTCCGAAATAGTATTTAATATAAATTATGCCGTACTTTGCTGTTTATGACTTTTGCGGCAAATTCGGGTATATCATCGGGACTTACGCCGTATTCAGAGAATACTTCCTTTGCCATGTCGCCCGCCGCGCCGTGAATATACGCACCGCACACAGCACTGTCAAAAATGTCTCTGCCCTGTGCAACAAGGGAGGCTATAATGCCCGCAAGCACATCCCCCATTCCGCCCTTTGCCAGTGACGGACCGCCCGTTGTATTGAAAACCATTCTGCCGTCGGGTGAGGCAATAACGGTAGCATTTCCCTTAAGAACCACGGTGACGCCATACCGTTCGGCAAATTCAGCTGCCAATGATGTACGGTTATTCTGAACATACTCCACCGTGCATCCGCAAAGCCGAGCCATCTCTCCGGGATGGGGAGTTATGACAGCAGGGACTGCAAGCTGTTCAAGAAGATTTAGATTTTCTGAAATTATATTAAGTGCGTCCGCATCAATGACAAGCGGAACACGTGCATTTTTCATAACATGCGTCACCGCCCGCACAGTGCCCTCGCTTATTCCCAGACCGCATCCGATAAGAATCGCCGAGGACTTGGGATAGCTCGTCACAGTATCCAGTGCTTCGTCCGTGTAATAACCGTATTCATCGGTATCAAGAGGAAGAAAAACGGGGAAATTCATTTTGCTCTGCAATATCCTTATCACCGATTCCTTCGCCGCGCATACCTCCAGACCGACACCGCAACGCAATGCACTCTGAGCGGCAAGACATGCCGCACCCGTCATGGTATCGCATCCGCACAGCATCACAAGTGTGCCGTAGGTGCCCTTGTTGCTGTCGGCTTCGCGGGGGTAAAAAACCTTATTCACGATATCATCGTCCGCGCAGAACATCACAAAATGTTCGTTTCCGAGAGTTTCCGGCGGTATTCCTATATCCTCCACAAACACATCTCCGCAGTACTCCATGGCAGGATGGGAAACATGAGCCGCTTTTTTCATCACAAAGGTAGAGGTTATATCTGCCTTTATGCAAACGGGCTGTCCGTTTTCAATATGAAAAGAGGCATCATCCGCAAATATTCCCGACGGAATATCCACACTGAAAACAAATGCTGCACTTGAATTTACCGCCTCAATAAGCTCATCATACGGCTCACCGGGTGCGCGTGAAAGCCCTGTGCCGAACATTGCATCCACAATAAAGGAGGAATGTGAAATGGTTTCAAGAGCCGTATCGGGCTCCTCCTCGGCATAAATAATATCAATACCCATATCGGTACACAGCGAAAAGTAGTAAAGCGCATCGCTGCCTGCAGGTCTGTCCGCGGCAACAATACGTACATTCACACCGCTTTCAAACAGAAGAATGGCAAGAGCATAGCCGTCTCCGCCGTTATTTCCCACTCCGCACACAATGCTGACAGCTCCGAGGGAAAACATGTACTTGTCCCGACAGGCCTCAATACGGCTGAAAAGGCACTCCGCCGCATTCTGCATAAGCTCGCGGGAATCGATACCGCAGTTTCGGTCAATTCTTTTTACCTGTGCAGAGGTACAAAGCTCTGTCATAAAATACCGCCTTTCAATTAAAAACTGAGTTTTATCGAGCAGGAGGCTTCCTTGCCTGTATTAAGCTCGGCATAGTTTACGAACAGCACATTGTTGTACACGAAAAATACATCGTCGATAAAGACCTCATTGCCCACGATTTCACTGAGCTTATAGTATTTTCCGTTTTCGGAATTGAATATAACATACTCAATCTGACGGTAAGGGTCGGATTTAAGTGCCGTTTCAAACACGCAGTAGGTGCCGTCGGCCGACACGCACACAAGCTCGTTTTTACCTGTAAAGCTGTCGCCGTGAAGCCCCGAATCATAGCGGATTCCCGTAAAAATATCCATATAACGGCCACTTGGCACCTGATTGTAGGAATCGGTCATTATATCATGCACATTATCGTAAAACTGCAGATATTTACCGCTTATAAGTCTGTTGTAGCACTGAGTAAGTCCCTCGGCAGGGCTGTCCTCTTCTTCCTTAAGCACCTCGGAAATGAACGGCATAATGTCATTTGTTGCGACAAGCAGTGTACATTCGCCCGTAGCGCCGTCAGCTATCGCATATTTGGTGGAAATTGCAGACTTAAGACGCAAAAGAGCATATCTCTCGTTATACCAGGCAACAAACTCCACACTGTCAAAGTCTTCGTTTATCTCAACCTCTTTTATGCTTATTATCTCGTTGGTGGTACGGTCCTTGCGCTGATGAATTGTAACGTTTTTTCCGTCGCATTCCAGAATGAACTCTCCGCCGGTACACACGCCCTCAACATTCGCGCTGCTTTTGCCAAGGAGCGGTATAACAGTGCGGGTTTCGGTATTTACAAGATACTTTTCCTCTCCCGTTTTACCGTAGATAAAGGAGCTGTCAAGGTTATAGTAAGGCAACGCATTGCCCGACATGGGAATAAGATTTGAACTGTCCACATATGCCGTCACCGTTTCGGTTTCAAGTCCTTGTGCACCGTCATATTGTGAAATATCGAAAATTCCTATCTCCAGCTCGCGGTAAGTGCCCATATTGGGAATAAAGCGCATGGCGCTTGTGCCGTCCTTGTTAATAAGCACTCCGTCGTGCCATGTATACGGTTCAAAGGTCGCCGTAATGGTATATTTCACAGCACTGACCCGTGTGAAAACATAAGCAAAAACCGCCCCCAGCACCACTATGACAACCGCCAGGGCAATAAGTATAAGCTTTTGGATTTTAGTCATGGCAATATCTCCCTAAATGCATTTATTCATTTTAATTATAGTACAGAATTATTAATATTTCAAGTATTAACACAAATACTCTTGACTTGAACGGTATGTAATGATAAAATATACCAAAATAAAACACTGCGAGTAACATTATGAAAAGATATATTCTGCTGATTATTTCCGTGATGGTTGTTATCACCGCCTGCACACGCACCGCTCCGCCTGCGGAAAACGAAATTTCCCGGGACGAAACACCCGTTGTGCCCGCTTTTGCGGTTACGGATGAACATTCCTCGGAAATGCAAGATACTCCCGACCCTGTTGTGCAGGACGTACCCGATGCGCCTCAGGTAAAAACCGATTCTCCCGTCATCAGTGAATACCACAACACCGAGCCTGACCTTATCTCCATCGGCGGGAGCTGTGAAAACAACTCCGAAATAATTCTGAAAAGCGATGAAGAGACTGTAAAAATCAAGTCCAACGGCGAGCATTTCCTTGCCCAGATAAGAATCCCTTCGGATGAAGAAAATACCGATTATACCATAGAAATAACCGCATGCACCGACGGAAAAGCTCCCGCCGACACGGTAACCCTCACCGCAAGATACCTGTCCGAGCACTATGTTTACGATGATGACTGGCATATTCTTCTGTCTGATACCTCCCGAGGATTTGCACGGCTGAGCTTTGCGGATTTTGAGGGCACAAATCTTATGAGTGAAAAACAGCTTGAGCTTTTCAAAAAACGCATAAATGATAAGACCGCACTGCTGGCTGAAGAGGTTCCGGGCTGCAAGTTGGTTTACATGATTGTTCCCAACCCACTCACCATCTACGCCGAGGAAGCCCCCAAATGTCTCATAAAAGCAAAAGGGCTGACCAAAATGGACCAGGTGCTTGAAGCAATTTCACAAACAGATGCCTACGCTCTTGATTTGCGTCCCGTACTGCGTGAGCACCGTAATGACGAATTACAGCCTTATCTCCACACCGACTCACACTGGTCGGAATACGGCTCATACCTCGGGCTGAGCGTTTTGTGCGACTTTGTTTCCCGCGACTTTCCCGAGGCGGCAATACGGCCGGTTGAGCAGTACGGCTTTGAAAACAGACTTGTGAAGGGCGGAGATGTGGTTTACTATCTTGGCATGGATAACACAAAGCATCTCCAGCAGGCGCCTTTCTTCAACCCCGAATTCGAGCTTCCCGTCACCGCAGAAAAATATCTTGACGACAGCACTCTGCAAATGGATTTCAACAGGACAAGCTCCCGTATAACAATTTCAACGGGCAATCAAAGCCTCCCCGATTGTGTTGTGTTCAGGGATTCCTACGGTGTGGCGCTTTATGAGATTCTGCCGGATCGCTTTAACAACACCTCTTACTACTACACCTGGGGCTACAATTTCGATATGAATTACATCAAAAACGCAAGCCCCGATTACGTAATTTACATAATTGCCGAGCGCAATCTGGACAGTATAATCAAATAAAAAAATTTACGTTTTGTTATTGTAAATTTCTGCATTATGTATTATAATATAGTAAATAAAGATCATACCGTAACGAGAGGGGAATGAATATGTTGGATTTTCTTTTTGAAGTGCTCAAGCTTTGTGCACTGGTAATGTGCCTTATGGCTTTGCGTGCCGCATCGCTGGATCAATTCATAATACATCGCATATTCAAAACCCGCGGCAGAGACTATTTCAGAAACAATCAACGCAGAAACAAGCTTGAAAATTACATCTATCTGGGTTTTAAAAATGTTATTCCCATGTGGTTGTATCTTTTCAACCTGTGCTTCACGGCGATAGGCTGTGCGGTGGTGCTGTTCATGTTTATAGGCTTTGCTTTCGGTGCCGCGTGGCTGATAAAATTCGCACTGTGGCTGTTTATGTACCTTGCCATCATTTCACTTATCGCCAACCTTCTGTATAACCTTGTACCCAAAAAGCTGGTTCGCAAGTGGAACAGCGTGGGACTTTATTCCTGTGCACTTGTCACATTACCGATTACCGCAATAGTTTGGAGTATATGCTTCTGAAAATAAAGAAAGGCAACAATATGAAAAAATTCCTGTCCAAAAACTTCATGCTCACCAATGACGTAGCCAAAAAGCTTTATCATGACTACGCAAAAGAAATGCCGATTATCGACTATCACTGTCACATCAGTCCCAAGGAAATAGCTGAAAACAAGCAGTACAAAAATATAACCGAAATATGGCTGGGCGGCGACCATTACAAATGGCGCGCCATCCGTTCCAACGGATACCCCGAGGAAATGATAACAGGCAATGACTGCGACCCTTACGAAAAGTTCAAGGCATTTGCCGCCACCATGCCCAAGCTCATAGGCAACCCCATGTATCACTGGAGCCATCTGGAGCTTAAAAGATACTTCGGCTACACAGGTGTTCTCAACGAAAAAACCTGCGACGAGGTTTGGGAGCTGTGCAACGAAAAGCTGGCTCAGCCCTCCATGCGCGCTCAGGAAATAATCAGACGCTCCAATGTAAAACTCATCTGCACAACCGACGACCCCTGCGATACACTGGAATGGCATGAAAAAATTTCTCTCGATGCGAACTTTTCCACAAAGGTTCTGCCCGCCTTCCGTCCCGACAAGGGGGTTAATATAGAAAAGGCTGATTTCGCCGACTATATACAGCGCTTGTCCGATGTCAGCGGTGTGAAAATAAATACATTCTGCGACCTGCTTCTGGCGTTCAAGCTTCGTCTCGACCACTTTGACCACTTCGGATGCAAGGCGGCTGACCACGGTCTTGATGACCTTCTCCCCTTCAACAAGGACTACACCACCGACGAGCTTGACGAAATCCTCAAAAAGGCATGCGACAAACAGCCTCTGACCGACGAACAAATCGCAAAGTACAAAACCGCTCTGCTTATCTTCTTCGCAGGCGAATACAACGAAAGAAACTGGGTAATGCAGATTCATTTCGGCGTTTCCCGTAACAATAACACCGCAATGTTCGAGCGTCTCGGTCCCGACACCGGCTTTGATTCCATCAACGGTGCAATTTCCACAAAACAGCTTATTCTCATGCTCAATGAAATGCTGTCCCGAAACGCTCTGCCCAAAACCATCCTCTACTCCATCAACCCCATTGAAAATGCCGCTATCGGCACTATAATCGGATGCTTCCAGGGCCCCGAAGCCGCAGGCAAGCTCCAGCAGGGCAGTGCATGGTGGTTCAATGACAATAATACAGGCATGCGCGACCAAATGACCTCTCTGGCAAATCTGGGTGTACTGGGCAACTTTGTAGGTATGCTCACCGACTCCCGGAGCTTCCTTTCCTACACCCGTCACGAATACTTCCGTCGCATCCTGTGCGATATGATAGGCACATGGGTCGAAAAGGGCGAATACCCCTGCGACTACGCTACACTCGAGAAAATTGTCAAGGATATCTCCTTCAACAACACCAACAACTTCTTCGGCTTCGGCGTACGCATATAATACAGTAATTTACAGGGCGGATGTTATCATCCGCCCGCAGTTTCTTTAAGATAGATTGGATAACAAAGTGTCTCGCGATTTTTCGACTTGCCAAACCGAGAAAAACCGATGAAAGACAAGGTGCTGCGCACGCTAATCCGCACAGCTGCAACGCGGGAATTAAAAGTTTATCTTCCTGCGAGGTACTTTCGCGTATTATGTGTCACATTGTGACCGCAGTATTTCGCGATTTTTCGATGGTTTTAAATGAGGTAAAAAATGTTAGATGTAACACTACTCGGCACCGGTGGCACCATGCCCACCAAAAACCGCCGTCTGTCATCTGCTTATTTCAGACTTGCGGGCAAAGGGCTTCTCATGGATTGCGGCGAGGGTACGCAGGTCTCACTGCGCGAATGCGGCTATACCTTCAAGCCCTGCGGTATAATCTGCTTCACCCACTTTCACGCCGACCATATAAGCGGTCTGCCCGGCTTTCTGCTGTCTATGGGCAATGAGGGCAGAACAGAACCGCTCAATATAATAGGACCTCACGGTGTTGAAGAGGTTGTTAACTCTCTGCGCATTATCGCACCGGAATTGCCATTTGAAATAAAATTCACCGAGCTTACTGAAAATGTACAATATATCTCCCTGAACGGCTACAACATCACCGCTTTCAGAGTGAAGCACAATATCACCTGCTACGGTTACCGCATCGATATCCCACGCGCGGGTAAGTTCGACCCGCAAAAAGCACAAATGAACAACGTTCCGGTAGAAGTATGGAGCACACTGCAAAAACAGGAAACCGCACAGCTCAACGGTGTCACATACACCCGCGATATGGTTATGGGCGCGCCCAGACAAGGAATCGCCGTCACATATTGCACCGACACCCGCCCCTGCCAAAACCTTGAACAGCAGGCTACCTTCGCCGACCTTTTCATATGCGAGGGCATGTACGCCGAGGACGAGAAACTGGAAAAGGCGGTAAAGTCAATGCACATGACCTTCCGCGAGGCATGCGGCATTGCCGATATGGCACAGGCAAAACGGCTGTGGCTGACCCATTACAGCCCCTCTCTTGCCGAACCGCAGGAATACTCCGACTTTGCCGACAGCCTTTTTAATGGCGCAGTCGTGGGCTTTGACGGTCTGACCGAAACAATCAATTTCCCGGAATAAAAAATATATCATTTACGTCATCCCCTTGACAAAATGTCAGAGGGATGACTTTTTTATTTGACATAATACGGAAAATATATAACACGTGCGTTTATCGTACGTTATGATATATAGTGAGACCCTGAATGCCTTACATCAACAAGTATATTGACTTCGGGCACATTATATGTTAGACTATGTTGTCAGATAATGTAAGTATGAAGAAAGAGTACTCTTTCTTCTGTGTGAGCTTAGCTCACACACCCGATTTTCGATGTGAACATCTCACCACAGATGATTGCATATATATTTAAACGTGTTTCTGATACAAACACTTTTCAAAAATCCTTAAGGAGGACACAATGAAAGCAAAGAAACTCTTAAGCATCTTACTCTTTTCCCTTTTGGCATGTGTGATGCTGGCTGTTTATGCTTCTGCGGAAGTAGATACATACTACTTTGCAGGCGACTATCTCTATTACAACAGATACAGTGCCATCGAGAACACCAAAAACCCAGTATCAACAGTAGCAGGTGCATTGCACATTGACCCCTACACAACTGCTCCGGCTAGTGGAACCGCCCGCTTCAGATTTTTTCCTAATGGCGATACCACGACTCTTGCCAGAGCCGACTATCCCTATATGACTATTAACTTTATAAACACCCACCCTTACGATTTGCAATTCTGGCCCTTTACACAGAAGAATTCAGGTGTTAACACCGCTTACGGTACAAAATTGCATAGCCGTGATACAAAATGGGGTAACTGTGACCAAACTTCTAATGGTGTATGGAGAACTGCAAAGATCTCGTTCAACATAGCCGAGGCAGTAGTTGGTGGCGCAGATACTGTCGGTGCTTATATAACAAAAACTCCCGATAGCATTGTGGGCACTTCCGAGAGAGATTGGCTTGTAAAACTGAATGATCTCACACCTCCTGCTTACTATCAGGACTTAGCAATCCAAATGAGAGAGGGAACACCTAAAGACACCCACTACTCCGAGTACAAGTATGTTGCAATTCATAGCAAAAAAGCCGATATGTACGGCAGTGACGGTATGGACGCTATGCTTGACGTTGTAGCTTTCGGTGACGAAGTTATTACCTACTACATCGCTCCCACAGCAACCGAAAACGACTTCAAGGCTTATATCAAATCCGCCATCGAAACCAAATTCGACGGTGCTGTTGTTACCGTTGGTAACCAGCTCAGCGACAAAACCTTTGTTACAAACGCAGCCAAGGAATACACCTACCTGGTTACCGTTGAATACGAAGGCGTTAAGGCATATGATGGTTTTAACATCAAAGTGGTTCCAATGCCCACCTTTGACGCACTCGACACTCTTGGTGCACAGATAAGAACTTCCGCTGATTCTTTTGACCTGAGATTCGGCTTCACCATCGATACTGCCGCTATTCCCGCTGTTTGCACACTGGTTGAATACGGCGCAGTTATCGGTAAGGAAGGCAGCACTCCCGTTCTCGGCAACGAAAACGAATATGCTGTTGTACGCTCCACCAAGGAAGGCTTCAAAGTCAAAGAAACCGTAGGAACCGTTAACACTTACACCGCTGTTGTTGACAACATCCCCGACGGAACAGGTGAAGTAGTTAACCAGCGCGGTACAGCTCTCGTTGCAAGACCTTACCTAACCTACAAGGTGAACGGCGAAAACTACACCGTTTACGGTGATTCCGTAACCCGTAGCTACAACGATGTATTAAGCCTTGCAAACGGCGAATGGAGCAATAATTAACGCGTTTTTCTCCTTATAAAATTACATAAATGCTTTCAACAAACAAGCACCCTCACCACAGGGTGCTTGTTTGTTTTTGGTGTAAAAGCCTTTCCCTCAAGGGGAAGGCTTTTCATTTCTTTGTCATTCTGAGCGAACGCAGTAAGTCGGAGAATCTTTCAATATTCTTTCGTTTAAACAGCTTACGGTTTAAAGATGTTTCGACTGCTTGCTTCGCACTCCGCTCAACATGACAGCAGAGGTTCACATCGCAGGGCAGCTATACTTCAATATCCCGCGTTGTTTGTCACGCGCTCTCCTCGGCCCTCCCGGTGGTAGCCTATCGCCCTACGGTTTTCTATATATAAGCCCTGCAAAAGCAAATCGGCAGGAATAATCCTGCCGATTTGCCCCAAAAATTATATAAGGAAAGGAAACGAAAACCTAGTGATAATCAAAATACAATAATCTTATATCTGCACTGTGGTGGAGCGCCGATACTAATTATTTGCCCCAGGCGGATTCGTTTACAGCCGCCATTGATTTGGTAACGGGATCAAAGTAGAAATACTTGTAGGTGATGCCGTTATCAGCGGTGTAACGGATATAGCCGCGTGCAACGATTTCAGCCGTATCGTCGGGGATATTGTAAACAACTGCGGTGTACAGAGCGTTTGTGGTGTTATACGCACTGTCAAAAATCTTAGCCGCCTTAACATCAAGTGCCTCAGCAGCCTTCATATTAGCGTGGGTAAGCTCATTTGCTTCAAGACCTGCCGCAGCAAGGTCAGCCTTTGCTACAACAAGTGTACCTGCGTAAAGCTTATCGTCTTCGGAGACGAACTGAACATCGTCAAGATTGAAGTTGCCGTTGGTAGCAATTCTTGTACCGAATCTAAGACCCTTTTCACCGGTAGTTCTCACCTGAGCGCCCAGCATTTCGCCGTCGATGGTCTTTCCGCCAACGAGTTGAATGGAAATGCTGTCGAGGTAAACTTCGCTTATACCGCTGACACGGAACTTCATATTGGTCAATTTACCATTTGCTTCGGCAAGGTTCTTGGTAAAGCTGTTTCCTATTCTGAAAGCATTAGCATCGATTACAAGGTCACACCACTCACTTTTGCCAAACGCTTCTTTAACATCAGCCCATTTCTGATTACCGATAGCTGTATTGTTTTCAGCCTGAGAGTCGGTAAGTGTCATAGCATAACCGGACGAACTAAAATTAGGATTGTTATTGATATATATGTAAGACGGAACACCATTTCCTGCAATTCTCAATGTTACTGACTCAACATCTTCCGCATCCACGTTCATAGCAGTCAAATCAACAACAAAACCTAAGTTTTTGCCGTTGCCCGACACTGCACTGAATTCCTGAACAGTTCCGCTATATCCTGCAGGTGCCTTAATATTTTCATAGCCGGTTGGGTAATTCACATAGTTATACTGAGAGTACGCACTTGCTCTGTCATCTTCACCAACGTAAGGGAACTTTTTAATATTAGATGCCAGTGCAGTTGTACCATCACCGCTTACAACAGATACAGGATAGTATTCAACTTCGATACTATCTATGTAGAGAGTGGACGCATTGGTAAACATAAAGTTGATTTTATCGAGCATCCCGTCAGCATCTTTAAGCTCTGCATTGTTAACAAAGCCATTGGAAAATCTCCAGCCGTAGTCACTGCCAAGAGTAAAATTAATCCACTTATCTGTGCCGAAATTATTTTCCAAAGGATATGCCGTTCTCCAACCGCTTGTAGGAGCGGGAGTATATAACTGTATTTTACCACCGCTTGTAACATCGTGAACAGGATAGATATTCATGGTGATAGATTTTACGTTAGCAACAGGGATGTTTGCCACAGAGAAATCAAGGGTGAAACCAAGACTTCCGTCATACAGTTCTACCATATACACACTGCCATCGTAGCCTTCAGGAACATTTTTAGCCTGTGCCTGTGCTTCGGTATACTGTGTGATAGTTCCGAGGCCCCATGCGCCATAGCCCTCAGGCTTTTCACTGTCGCAAACTATTGCGAACGCACCGCCGTCCT encodes the following:
- a CDS encoding NAD(P)H-hydrate dehydratase → MTELCTSAQVKRIDRNCGIDSRELMQNAAECLFSRIEACRDKYMFSLGAVSIVCGVGNNGGDGYALAILLFESGVNVRIVAADRPAGSDALYYFSLCTDMGIDIIYAEEEPDTALETISHSSFIVDAMFGTGLSRAPGEPYDELIEAVNSSAAFVFSVDIPSGIFADDASFHIENGQPVCIKADITSTFVMKKAAHVSHPAMEYCGDVFVEDIGIPPETLGNEHFVMFCADDDIVNKVFYPREADSNKGTYGTLVMLCGCDTMTGAACLAAQSALRCGVGLEVCAAKESVIRILQSKMNFPVFLPLDTDEYGYYTDEALDTVTSYPKSSAILIGCGLGISEGTVRAVTHVMKNARVPLVIDADALNIISENLNLLEQLAVPAVITPHPGEMARLCGCTVEYVQNNRTSLAAEFAERYGVTVVLKGNATVIASPDGRMVFNTTGGPSLAKGGMGDVLAGIIASLVAQGRDIFDSAVCGAYIHGAAGDMAKEVFSEYGVSPDDIPEFAAKVINSKVRHNLY
- the uxaC gene encoding glucuronate isomerase, producing MKKFLSKNFMLTNDVAKKLYHDYAKEMPIIDYHCHISPKEIAENKQYKNITEIWLGGDHYKWRAIRSNGYPEEMITGNDCDPYEKFKAFAATMPKLIGNPMYHWSHLELKRYFGYTGVLNEKTCDEVWELCNEKLAQPSMRAQEIIRRSNVKLICTTDDPCDTLEWHEKISLDANFSTKVLPAFRPDKGVNIEKADFADYIQRLSDVSGVKINTFCDLLLAFKLRLDHFDHFGCKAADHGLDDLLPFNKDYTTDELDEILKKACDKQPLTDEQIAKYKTALLIFFAGEYNERNWVMQIHFGVSRNNNTAMFERLGPDTGFDSINGAISTKQLILMLNEMLSRNALPKTILYSINPIENAAIGTIIGCFQGPEAAGKLQQGSAWWFNDNNTGMRDQMTSLANLGVLGNFVGMLTDSRSFLSYTRHEYFRRILCDMIGTWVEKGEYPCDYATLEKIVKDISFNNTNNFFGFGVRI
- a CDS encoding ribonuclease Z; translation: MLDVTLLGTGGTMPTKNRRLSSAYFRLAGKGLLMDCGEGTQVSLRECGYTFKPCGIICFTHFHADHISGLPGFLLSMGNEGRTEPLNIIGPHGVEEVVNSLRIIAPELPFEIKFTELTENVQYISLNGYNITAFRVKHNITCYGYRIDIPRAGKFDPQKAQMNNVPVEVWSTLQKQETAQLNGVTYTRDMVMGAPRQGIAVTYCTDTRPCQNLEQQATFADLFICEGMYAEDEKLEKAVKSMHMTFREACGIADMAQAKRLWLTHYSPSLAEPQEYSDFADSLFNGAVVGFDGLTETINFPE